Proteins from a genomic interval of Lolium perenne isolate Kyuss_39 chromosome 1, Kyuss_2.0, whole genome shotgun sequence:
- the LOC127307649 gene encoding protein STRICTOSIDINE SYNTHASE-LIKE 6 — protein sequence MAPLLGLAAKAVLLVLAPVLLSVALYSPKDFSPAAVTPDYSFGADVYAPRHDARVLASSERIGEGRLPGPEDLAYDAAGGWLYTGCADGWIRRVSVPGGDVEDWVYTGGRPLGVVLAGDGGLVVADADKGLLKVTPDKTVELLTDEAEGLKFALTDGVDVADDGTIYFTDASYKNNLAHFMKDVLEARPHGRLMSFDPSTRKTIVLARDLYFANGVAIAPDQGSLIYCETVVRKCSRYHIRGDKAGMVTRFIGSLPGYPDNIRYDGEGRYWIALSAGRTLEWDVLMRWPFVRKLVYMVDTYVVSVPQNLRYAGAMSVTLDGEPVTMYTDRGLAHATGWLKVGDYLYYGSLASSYISRIDLTKSSIEA from the exons ATGGCACCGCTGCTAGGACTCGCCGCCAAGGCCGTGCTGCTGGTGCTAGCGCCGGTGCTGCTCTCCGTCGCGCTGTACAGCCCCAAGGACTTCTCGCCGGCGGCGGTGACGCCCGACTACAGCTTCGGCGCCGACGTgtacgcgccgcgccacgacgcGCGCGTGCTGGCCTCGAGCGAGCGGATCGGGGAGGGCCGGCTCCCGGGCCCCGAGGACCTGGCCTACGACGCCGCCGGCGGGTGGCTGTACACCGGGTGCGCCGACGGGTGGATCCGGAGGGTGAGCGTGCCCGGCGGGGACGTCGAGGACTGGGTCTACACTGGCGGCCGCCCGCTCGGCGTCGTGCTCGCCGGCGACGGCGGCCTCGTCGTGGCGGACGCGGATAAG GGTTTGCTAAAGGTGACCCCGGACAAGACGGTGGAGCTGCTGACGGACGAAGCGGAGGGCCTTAAGTTCGCCCTGACCGACGGCGTAGACGTCGCCGACGATGGCACCATCTATTTCACagacgcctcatacaagaacaacCTCGCACATTTTATGAAGGACgtgctcgaggcgcggccgcatgGCCGCCTCATGAGCTTTGACCCCTCCACGCGCAAGACCATCGTGCTCGCGCGCGATCTCTACTTCGCCAATGGCGTCGCCATCGCGCCGGACCAGGGCTCCCTCATCTACTGCGAGACAGTCGT GAGAAAGTGCTCGAGGTACCACATCAGGGGTGACAAGGCAGGAATGGTGACGAGGTTCATCGGCAGCCTTCCAGGCTACCCCGACAACATCCGGTACGACGGCGAGGGACGGTACTGGATCGCGCTCTCCGCG GGGAGGACGCTGGAGTGGGACGTGCTGATGAGGTGGCCGTTCGTGCGCAAGCTGGTGTACATGGTGGACACGTACGTGGTTTCGGTGCCGCAGAACCTGAGATACGCGGGGGCCATGAGCGTGACGCTCGATGGGGAGCCGGTGACCATGTACACCGACCGGGGGCTCGCGCACGCCACCGGCTGGCTCAAGGTCGGGGACTACCTCTACTACGGCTCGCTAGCCAGTTCCTACATCAGCAGGATCGACCTTACCAAATCATCCATCGAAGCCTAA